The Borreliella mayonii genome has a segment encoding these proteins:
- a CDS encoding M23 family metallopeptidase — MIIPKKKQRVEKRKKNFLFNSKKNVNFELKDFANISNIGKRRKKVFNFKNFFKKKINFLKKVSLFFYKFKIQNINHYEYKYYYRSLREKVFDIFSVKFDYKLVFKLNAIIFIFILTFYINIFSYYNSYVFLNRLALPKDYFIDTFLYYSDQDIAQISSYLPEFNVSTNVPGFKKNFVLKVFDHKIKPGETLSHVAARYQITSETLISFNEIKDVRSIKPNSIIKVPNMKGIVYVVKKNDSISSIASAYNVPKVDILDSNNLDNEVLFLGQKLFIPGGRLPKDFLKEVLGETFIYPVQGIITSGYGYRPDPFTGVISFHNGIDIANLANTPIKASREGIVVTVGFNAGGYGKYIVISHSNGFQTLYAHLNSFAVKVGKKVSRGAVIGYMGSTGYSTGNHLHFTIFKNGKTENPMKYLR; from the coding sequence ATGATTATACCAAAAAAAAAGCAAAGGGTAGAAAAACGTAAAAAAAATTTTTTATTTAATAGTAAAAAGAATGTTAATTTTGAATTAAAAGATTTTGCCAATATTTCTAATATTGGCAAAAGAAGAAAAAAAGTTTTCAACTTTAAGAACTTCTTTAAAAAAAAAATCAATTTTTTAAAAAAAGTTTCTTTATTTTTCTATAAGTTTAAAATACAAAATATTAATCATTATGAATATAAATATTATTATAGGAGCTTGAGAGAAAAAGTTTTTGATATCTTTAGTGTAAAATTCGATTATAAGCTTGTTTTTAAGCTTAATGCAATAATCTTTATTTTTATATTAACATTTTATATTAACATTTTTTCTTATTACAATTCGTATGTTTTTTTAAATAGGCTTGCTTTGCCCAAAGATTATTTTATTGATACATTTTTATATTATAGCGACCAAGATATAGCGCAAATTAGTAGTTATTTACCTGAATTCAATGTTTCTACAAATGTTCCTGGATTTAAAAAAAATTTTGTATTAAAGGTATTTGATCATAAAATTAAGCCTGGAGAAACGCTCTCACATGTTGCAGCTAGATATCAAATAACCAGTGAAACTTTAATTTCTTTTAATGAAATTAAAGATGTAAGAAGTATTAAGCCAAATTCAATTATTAAAGTTCCCAATATGAAAGGAATTGTTTATGTTGTTAAAAAAAATGACTCTATTTCATCTATAGCTAGTGCTTATAATGTCCCCAAGGTTGATATTTTAGATTCTAATAACCTTGATAATGAAGTTTTATTTTTGGGGCAAAAATTGTTTATTCCTGGAGGAAGATTGCCCAAAGATTTTTTAAAAGAGGTTTTAGGAGAGACTTTTATTTATCCTGTGCAGGGTATTATTACTTCAGGATATGGTTATCGACCGGATCCGTTTACAGGAGTTATTAGTTTTCACAATGGAATAGATATTGCAAATTTAGCTAATACCCCTATTAAAGCCTCAAGAGAAGGTATTGTTGTAACTGTGGGATTTAATGCGGGGGGGTATGGAAAATATATTGTTATTTCTCACAGCAACGGATTTCAAACTTTATATGCGCATTTGAATTCTTTTGCTGTCAAGGTTGGGAAAAAAGTTTCAAGGGGAGCGGTAATAGGTTATATGGGAAGTACTGGCTATAGTACGGGCAATCATTTGCATTTTACCATTTTTAAGAATGGCAAAACTGAAAATCCTATGAAATATTTAAGATAA
- a CDS encoding tetratricopeptide repeat protein, translating to MLSLFIVISSLIVFILVFLFFKIALKLTIDKNRGKIKKDDERTRKLIERAISILKTNPNETGALEILNNYYYKNKDHENGIKYAKKLCQLIEDNPISQEINTFKAFLSYGFYNLKRNFNREALEFLKKAYLIKKTDEDANYYLGIAFLKNEMYKEALYYLKKVYKFNKNNKDVLKHLGITLFNLESYRKAAGIFNNIKKYIQGDIEALLAYAKSLSKMNQDNLALEIANKIKQKDGMIYEALLITTEIHSKNKELEKLEQNIKEIIKVKPDLPKKIFLELFYNLGELQISVENYQKATEAFTKVEEIDPNYKNIKEKLEFSKRLNENIALRIYLRSSKENFEKIANEIILKLYLNKFQIRDSKINEITSQFIDINFHLANNQWEENLIVRFVRTEQDTFGELFLKDFISKIKENKIKGLCIAPSKFSLKAKQMIEGRLIDLIEGKKLTQILKKINISKYT from the coding sequence GTGTTGTCACTATTTATAGTAATCTCTTCGTTGATAGTATTTATTTTAGTATTTTTATTTTTTAAAATAGCACTAAAACTTACAATAGACAAAAATAGAGGGAAAATCAAAAAAGATGACGAGAGAACACGAAAATTAATCGAAAGAGCAATTTCTATATTAAAAACAAATCCAAATGAAACAGGCGCCCTTGAAATTTTAAATAATTACTACTATAAAAATAAAGACCATGAAAATGGTATAAAATATGCAAAAAAACTATGTCAATTAATAGAAGACAACCCAATAAGCCAAGAAATAAACACATTTAAAGCTTTTTTAAGCTATGGATTTTATAATCTTAAAAGAAATTTTAACAGGGAAGCCTTAGAATTTTTAAAAAAAGCTTATCTGATAAAAAAAACAGATGAGGATGCAAATTATTATCTTGGTATAGCATTCTTAAAAAACGAAATGTACAAAGAAGCTTTATACTATCTTAAAAAAGTCTACAAGTTTAATAAAAATAATAAAGATGTCCTAAAACACCTGGGAATAACTTTATTTAATCTAGAAAGCTATAGAAAAGCTGCTGGAATATTTAATAATATAAAAAAATACATACAAGGCGACATTGAAGCTCTTTTGGCATATGCTAAGTCTTTGTCAAAAATGAATCAAGACAATCTAGCACTAGAGATTGCTAACAAAATAAAACAAAAAGACGGAATGATTTATGAGGCTTTGTTGATTACAACTGAGATTCATTCAAAAAATAAAGAATTAGAAAAATTAGAACAAAATATTAAAGAAATAATAAAAGTAAAACCTGATTTACCTAAAAAAATTTTCCTTGAATTATTTTATAATCTTGGAGAACTCCAAATCTCTGTTGAAAATTATCAAAAAGCTACAGAAGCTTTTACCAAAGTTGAAGAGATTGATCCAAATTACAAAAATATTAAAGAAAAATTAGAATTCAGTAAAAGGTTAAACGAAAACATAGCCCTAAGAATATATTTGCGCAGCTCAAAAGAAAATTTTGAAAAAATAGCAAATGAAATTATTTTAAAACTATATTTAAATAAATTTCAAATAAGAGATTCTAAAATAAATGAAATAACATCACAATTTATTGATATAAACTTCCACTTAGCTAACAATCAGTGGGAAGAAAATTTAATAGTACGCTTTGTAAGAACTGAACAAGATACTTTTGGTGAATTATTCTTAAAAGATTTCATTTCAAAAATAAAAGAAAATAAAATAAAAGGACTCTGTATTGCTCCATCAAAATTCTCTTTAAAGGCTAAACAAATGATTGAAGGAAGGCTTATTGATCTAATAGAAGGCAAAAAGCTAACTCAAATACTTAAAAAAATTAACATATCCAAATACACATGA
- a CDS encoding FapA family protein has product MNDRAINFSELCDKMRSYLERESHIDLMEIEADTLEEALNDASLELSVPYKELDYEILLKGSNGILGYGKRKWKIVAYRNSSSKPKVSLDSKNDSGEKEVISSDGEFFIRKSSKGVFLKVVSPKGQGIPIKYQDVISKLELHSNIENFNKDIVKGIVENASGYYEKIADFESDPSENVTMMVQISENSMSVTIEFTAPGINGAEIFAQDVFNILRKYGVIDIAILKDKVARFVDYPVYGEPIELAKGLEPVRGKDSYIDFIVDENNRLGEYEVSSIGFRNVVEGEELARIIPFGKGVDGYTVFGKVLKSESGQDINFVLGENTFRDGYKIRSKCNGYMFVSDGVISVHNIYLVKGDVGPATGDIVNNGMVLVQGNVLDGYNIMAKSGIEVKGLVGRCNLKTDGSIIFHSGVNGKGDSKIYARGNVRAKFLENVTLNCGGEVEVLRGIVNSSVSSKKRVLCIGKKSKIVGSNVYAKEEVRAYSIGSDRSCETCIDVGYDPEIKDLLNRFTGHLEKIEKRLEVLTKDVVALKKNIVLITDKSEKSLKIDSYNEFVNESKILRMEIKMIEAKRIDLQNELENTKIEGKVSVENIACSGVKLYIKNAFYELSKDYNNVTFVEDDNYIKVMTYIPFKSS; this is encoded by the coding sequence ATGAATGACAGGGCCATAAATTTTTCTGAACTTTGTGATAAGATGCGATCTTATTTGGAAAGAGAAAGTCATATTGATTTGATGGAAATAGAAGCAGATACTCTTGAAGAAGCCTTAAATGATGCTTCTTTAGAGCTTTCTGTGCCTTATAAAGAATTAGACTATGAGATTTTGTTAAAAGGTAGTAATGGTATATTAGGATATGGGAAGAGAAAATGGAAAATAGTTGCCTATAGGAATTCTTCTAGCAAGCCTAAAGTGTCTCTTGATTCAAAAAATGATTCAGGAGAAAAAGAGGTAATTTCATCAGATGGTGAATTTTTTATCAGGAAATCTTCAAAGGGTGTATTTCTAAAGGTTGTCTCACCAAAAGGACAAGGAATTCCTATTAAGTATCAAGATGTTATTTCCAAATTAGAATTACATAGTAATATTGAAAATTTCAATAAAGACATTGTAAAGGGCATAGTTGAGAATGCTAGTGGATATTATGAAAAAATTGCTGATTTTGAATCTGATCCTTCTGAAAACGTTACAATGATGGTTCAAATATCAGAAAATTCAATGTCAGTTACCATTGAATTTACCGCGCCCGGAATTAATGGGGCTGAAATTTTTGCACAAGATGTTTTCAATATTCTTAGAAAATATGGAGTAATAGATATTGCAATACTTAAGGATAAAGTAGCAAGATTTGTGGATTATCCTGTTTATGGTGAGCCTATTGAACTTGCAAAAGGGTTAGAGCCAGTAAGGGGCAAGGATTCTTATATTGATTTTATTGTTGATGAAAATAATAGGCTTGGTGAGTATGAGGTTTCAAGCATAGGATTTAGAAATGTTGTTGAAGGTGAGGAGTTGGCTAGAATTATTCCTTTTGGCAAAGGTGTAGATGGCTATACTGTTTTTGGTAAAGTGTTAAAATCAGAGAGTGGACAGGATATTAATTTTGTTTTGGGTGAAAATACCTTTAGAGATGGTTATAAAATTCGCTCAAAATGTAATGGATATATGTTTGTTTCAGATGGTGTAATATCTGTTCATAATATTTATTTGGTCAAAGGTGATGTTGGCCCTGCTACTGGTGATATAGTAAATAATGGAATGGTTCTTGTACAAGGCAATGTTTTAGATGGATACAATATTATGGCCAAAAGTGGAATAGAAGTGAAAGGATTAGTGGGTCGGTGTAATTTAAAAACGGATGGGTCTATTATTTTTCATAGCGGTGTGAATGGTAAAGGTGATTCTAAAATTTATGCTCGGGGTAATGTTAGGGCTAAGTTTTTAGAAAATGTTACTTTAAATTGTGGTGGTGAAGTTGAAGTTTTAAGAGGCATTGTGAATTCTTCAGTTTCTTCTAAGAAGAGAGTTCTTTGTATCGGTAAAAAATCAAAAATAGTTGGTTCTAATGTTTATGCCAAAGAAGAGGTTAGGGCTTATTCTATAGGCTCTGATAGAAGTTGTGAAACTTGCATTGATGTTGGCTATGATCCTGAAATTAAAGATTTACTAAATAGGTTTACTGGCCATCTTGAAAAGATTGAAAAGCGATTAGAAGTTTTAACTAAAGATGTTGTTGCTTTAAAAAAGAATATTGTGCTTATTACAGATAAGTCAGAAAAATCCCTAAAGATTGATAGTTACAATGAATTTGTTAATGAGAGTAAAATTCTTAGAATGGAAATAAAAATGATAGAGGCTAAGCGAATTGATTTGCAAAATGAGCTTGAAAATACTAAGATAGAGGGTAAAGTTTCTGTTGAAAATATAGCTTGTTCAGGTGTTAAGCTTTATATTAAGAATGCTTTTTATGAGCTTTCAAAAGATTACAACAATGTTACTTTTGTAGAGGATGATAATTATATTAAAGTTATGACCTATATTCCTTTTAAGTCTAGTTGA
- a CDS encoding Hsp70 family protein, whose protein sequence is MKKWIGIDLGTTNTVASYFDVSSKIILNERGERMTPSIVSFSDKDVLVGSAAKNQILVNPQKTFYDFKTNIGSDNFYKVDGEFYRAENISAHLLSNVKKNAEKFLDEEIENAVITVPAYFSEIQRRGVVEAANIAGLNCKAILNEPTAAAIAYAFERQIDGIFLIYDLGGGTFDVTLMEKQGDTYTVLSVKGQSRLGGNDFNKIIEKHVLDSFKNKYPDFNLEDIFLIEQLRERIEEGKKNLSVMEEVDITLLFLDGKHLNYNLKRDEFNLMISEYVNKTVQLSMECIADSGADIDSVSKIILSGGSTRIPLIKKVLKETFPSVSILDALNQDEVVAIGAGIHACSLSRNDSVIKFKDVTPYSLGLEIRDNEFFTLIERNAALPISRSKLFTTTNDYQDEIEIHILQGEYKKASLNYSIGRFSFGNIQKALKGIPKIEVLFTLNESGILSVNAKDLETNSSNFIEIKITSSSDNVVKESLSSTFTSIID, encoded by the coding sequence ATGAAAAAATGGATAGGTATTGATCTTGGAACCACAAATACTGTAGCATCGTATTTTGATGTTAGCTCTAAGATAATATTAAATGAAAGGGGTGAGCGAATGACCCCTTCTATTGTTTCTTTCTCCGATAAGGATGTTCTTGTTGGGAGTGCTGCTAAAAATCAAATATTAGTTAATCCTCAAAAAACATTTTATGATTTTAAGACCAACATAGGTTCTGATAATTTTTATAAAGTAGATGGTGAATTTTATAGAGCAGAAAATATTTCAGCACATTTGCTATCTAATGTTAAAAAGAACGCTGAAAAATTTTTAGATGAAGAGATTGAAAATGCTGTAATAACAGTTCCTGCATATTTTTCCGAGATTCAAAGAAGAGGCGTTGTTGAGGCTGCAAACATTGCTGGTTTGAATTGTAAGGCCATACTTAATGAACCAACCGCAGCTGCTATTGCTTATGCCTTTGAAAGACAGATTGATGGAATTTTTCTTATTTATGATCTTGGGGGCGGAACTTTTGATGTAACTCTTATGGAAAAACAAGGTGACACCTATACCGTTCTTTCGGTTAAAGGGCAAAGTCGACTTGGAGGTAATGACTTTAATAAAATAATTGAAAAGCATGTTTTAGATAGTTTCAAAAATAAATACCCCGATTTTAATCTAGAAGATATTTTTCTTATAGAACAGTTAAGAGAACGAATTGAAGAGGGTAAAAAAAATTTATCCGTTATGGAAGAGGTTGACATTACTTTGCTTTTCCTTGATGGCAAGCATTTAAATTATAATCTTAAAAGGGATGAATTTAATTTAATGATAAGTGAATATGTTAACAAAACTGTTCAGTTGTCTATGGAATGTATTGCCGATTCTGGAGCTGATATTGATAGTGTTTCAAAAATCATACTTTCTGGTGGTTCAACAAGGATTCCCTTGATTAAAAAAGTTTTAAAGGAAACCTTTCCCTCTGTTTCAATTTTAGATGCTTTAAATCAAGATGAAGTTGTAGCTATTGGCGCAGGTATTCATGCTTGTAGTCTTTCTAGAAATGACTCTGTTATCAAGTTTAAGGATGTAACTCCTTATTCTCTTGGACTTGAAATAAGGGATAATGAATTTTTTACTTTAATAGAGAGAAATGCTGCTTTACCAATTTCTAGGAGTAAACTATTTACAACTACCAATGATTATCAAGATGAAATTGAGATTCACATACTCCAAGGTGAATATAAAAAAGCCTCTTTGAATTATTCTATAGGTAGGTTTTCCTTTGGCAATATTCAAAAAGCTTTAAAAGGGATTCCTAAAATAGAGGTGCTTTTTACTTTAAATGAAAGTGGTATTTTGAGTGTTAATGCTAAGGATTTAGAGACTAATTCTTCTAATTTTATTGAAATAAAGATTACAAGTTCATCTGACAATGTAGTAAAAGAAAGTCTTTCAAGCACTTTTACAAGTATTATTGATTAA
- a CDS encoding flagellar assembly lytic transglycosylase, which produces MFNRSSCVLQNFLFLFLSLVSCFAKKENSGSDFIRAHSKEFDLNNLNWLWNFDYSKKNFDKHFNIDPSSYIYVAYLFKKIGFEEKFVEYMKKAIANGDSIASQFAGIKLIEYFNSIKEYFASELIGERLYKKYENNKFIILGYFKSLYWQKKNDKALSLLNKLDKMKFPDYQENENILLKAALYLNLSNVSESKIYFNKLFENLPANYLHVRAYDYFIIENKSKYFGANFLNLVRFKYEVANGNFNSAINILNKNGLNDYYDNNIVLSDAYKAFISSGKVSNALTFFSKIRSKYKNYYLGILNLREKNNLGLLLLKEYLEGLNLNNEINRLALLNTAFSNLIFTKSARDYFAESVAKFYTKGDKKNSTFIKILEDYILESIQLEDYDNLYKLYSNAQKVISNSILSKLAFINARLIYHKLIKPNVSGEYKSLLHSSVNYDKWSYSSFMSRYLLDQNIDEFFTGGSDFKYEQSDYEIFLEGFLKFNLCNYVRGFISEDFRNGYKFSLDFYRKVYDELLKSENYYDATLVINYLVNQDESALMENDYKRLYPYLYGSLVEYWAKRRGLETSVVFSLIKAESSFEKNAVSKPGAVGLMQIMPSTANDISKELKYFNYDLKIPKDNIIIGTYYLKKRISTTGSLYKALASYNGGIGNVRKWEKSYGHLSKELFIEAIPFSQTRNYIKKILVYSVFYDALYEKKGIDSVIVKIMGEFPKN; this is translated from the coding sequence ATGTTTAATAGAAGTTCTTGTGTATTACAAAATTTTCTTTTTTTATTTTTAAGTTTAGTTTCTTGCTTTGCAAAAAAAGAAAATTCAGGTAGTGATTTTATTAGGGCGCATTCAAAAGAGTTTGATTTAAATAATTTGAATTGGTTATGGAATTTTGATTATTCAAAAAAAAATTTTGATAAGCATTTTAATATAGATCCAAGTTCTTATATATATGTTGCTTATTTGTTTAAAAAAATAGGATTTGAAGAGAAATTTGTAGAGTATATGAAAAAGGCCATAGCTAATGGGGATAGTATTGCATCCCAGTTTGCTGGAATTAAGCTTATTGAATATTTTAACTCAATAAAAGAATATTTTGCATCTGAATTGATTGGAGAGAGGCTTTATAAAAAATACGAAAATAATAAATTTATTATACTAGGTTACTTTAAAAGTCTTTATTGGCAAAAGAAAAACGATAAGGCACTTAGTCTTTTAAATAAGCTTGATAAGATGAAATTTCCTGATTATCAGGAAAATGAAAATATTTTGTTAAAAGCAGCTCTTTATCTTAATCTTTCTAATGTAAGTGAGTCAAAAATTTATTTTAATAAGCTTTTTGAGAATTTACCTGCAAATTATTTACATGTAAGAGCTTATGATTACTTTATTATTGAAAATAAGTCTAAGTACTTTGGTGCAAATTTTTTAAATCTTGTTAGATTTAAGTATGAAGTGGCAAATGGTAATTTTAATAGTGCAATAAATATATTAAATAAAAATGGTTTAAATGACTATTATGACAACAATATTGTATTAAGCGATGCTTATAAGGCTTTTATTAGTTCTGGTAAAGTCTCAAATGCTTTAACATTTTTTAGTAAAATAAGGAGCAAATATAAGAATTATTATTTAGGTATTCTAAATCTTAGGGAAAAAAATAATTTAGGGCTTCTTCTTTTAAAAGAATATCTTGAAGGTTTAAATCTTAATAATGAGATTAACAGGCTTGCTTTGCTTAATACGGCTTTTAGTAATTTAATTTTTACTAAGAGCGCAAGAGATTATTTTGCCGAAAGTGTAGCCAAGTTTTATACTAAGGGCGATAAAAAAAATTCTACTTTTATTAAGATTTTAGAAGATTATATTTTAGAATCAATTCAGCTTGAAGACTATGACAATCTTTATAAGCTTTATTCTAATGCTCAAAAAGTTATTTCTAATTCTATTTTATCTAAACTTGCTTTTATTAATGCAAGGCTTATATATCATAAATTAATTAAACCTAATGTAAGCGGAGAATATAAGAGTCTTTTGCATTCTTCTGTTAATTATGATAAATGGTCTTATTCTTCGTTTATGAGCAGGTACTTATTAGATCAAAATATTGATGAATTTTTTACAGGTGGGTCTGATTTTAAATATGAGCAATCTGATTATGAGATTTTTTTGGAAGGGTTTTTAAAATTTAATCTTTGTAATTATGTTAGAGGGTTTATTTCTGAGGATTTTAGGAATGGATATAAATTTTCACTCGATTTTTATCGAAAAGTATACGACGAACTTTTAAAGAGTGAAAATTACTATGATGCAACTCTTGTGATTAATTATCTTGTAAATCAAGATGAATCTGCTTTAATGGAGAATGATTATAAAAGGCTTTACCCTTATTTGTATGGATCTTTAGTGGAATATTGGGCCAAAAGGCGTGGACTTGAAACCAGTGTTGTATTTTCTTTAATAAAAGCGGAGAGTAGCTTTGAGAAAAATGCTGTCTCAAAACCTGGCGCTGTTGGCCTTATGCAGATTATGCCATCAACAGCAAATGATATTTCTAAAGAACTTAAGTATTTTAATTATGATTTAAAGATTCCAAAAGATAATATAATAATTGGGACATATTATTTGAAAAAAAGAATATCTACAACTGGCAGTCTTTATAAGGCCCTTGCATCTTACAATGGGGGTATTGGTAATGTTAGAAAGTGGGAAAAAAGTTATGGACATTTATCAAAAGAGCTTTTTATCGAGGCAATTCCTTTTAGTCAGACTAGAAATTATATTAAAAAAATATTAGTTTATTCGGTATTTTATGATGCCTTGTATGAAAAGAAGGGAATAGATTCGGTAATAGTTAAAATTATGGGCGAATTTCCCAAAAATTAG
- a CDS encoding MinD/ParA family protein produces MEDQAQSLRDMMRLNGKFNFSVDEKVQNSKTRFIAVSSGKGGVGKSNIAIGLALKYSELGKKVLILDADIGMANVNILLGVIPKYSIYHMIAQSRDIREVITKTEYNIDLLAGASGTMELLDLSDVDVNKFIKELLKIYEYDIVVIDTSAGISRQVISFLLSSDDVVIVTTPEPTSITDAYGIIKVLSYKMENLKNLRLIVNRVANVSEAKGVAKKVIDISGQFLNLNIDYLGHIYEDQNIRSSVFKQKPFVLVNPNSKASYCLDSIVATLEEVSLDNRKRRGVIGFILRFFGVE; encoded by the coding sequence ATGGAAGATCAAGCTCAAAGTTTAAGAGATATGATGAGATTAAATGGTAAATTTAATTTTTCAGTTGATGAGAAAGTTCAAAACAGTAAAACAAGATTTATTGCTGTTAGTAGTGGCAAAGGCGGTGTTGGTAAAAGCAATATTGCAATTGGGCTTGCTCTTAAATATTCTGAGCTTGGCAAAAAAGTATTAATACTTGATGCTGACATTGGAATGGCCAATGTCAATATTTTGCTTGGAGTTATTCCCAAGTATAGTATATATCATATGATTGCTCAAAGTCGTGATATCAGAGAAGTAATAACAAAAACAGAGTACAATATTGATCTTTTAGCCGGTGCTTCTGGTACAATGGAGCTTTTAGATCTCTCTGATGTTGATGTTAATAAATTTATAAAAGAATTATTAAAAATATACGAATATGATATAGTTGTGATAGATACTAGTGCTGGAATTTCAAGGCAAGTTATTTCGTTTTTGCTTTCTAGTGATGATGTTGTTATTGTTACTACTCCAGAGCCTACTTCGATTACCGATGCTTATGGAATAATAAAGGTTTTGTCTTATAAGATGGAGAATTTAAAAAATTTAAGACTTATTGTTAATAGAGTAGCTAATGTTAGTGAGGCTAAGGGAGTTGCTAAAAAGGTTATAGATATTTCGGGGCAATTTTTAAATTTAAATATTGATTATTTGGGTCATATTTATGAGGATCAAAACATTAGAAGCTCTGTTTTTAAGCAAAAGCCTTTTGTTTTGGTAAATCCAAATAGCAAGGCTAGCTATTGTCTTGATTCTATTGTTGCCACCCTTGAGGAGGTTTCTCTAGATAACAGAAAAAGAAGAGGGGTTATAGGTTTTATATTAAGATTTTTTGGTGTGGAATAA
- a CDS encoding undecaprenyl-diphosphate phosphatase, producing the protein MTNILSAIILGIVQGITEFLPISSSGHLLLFRHFMNLKLSIIFDIYLHLATVLVIIIYYRKRILELFLTFIRFTLRKSNKSDLTNLKLMLLILIITIVTGIVGTFISKYERMFTLSFVLINFIITGILILMLEFNFLKIDFKGNILLVGIFMGLMQGLGALPGISRSGVTIFSASVMGFNRKSAFEISFLSLIPIVFGAILLKHKEFYDIFMVLNFFEINLGALVAFVVGIFSINFFFKMLNNKKLYYFSIYLFTLSIIVCYFF; encoded by the coding sequence ATGACAAATATTTTAAGTGCAATTATTTTGGGTATTGTTCAGGGCATTACAGAATTTTTGCCAATATCTAGTTCGGGTCATTTATTACTTTTTAGGCATTTTATGAATTTAAAGCTTTCAATAATATTTGATATTTATTTACACCTTGCAACAGTTTTGGTGATTATTATTTACTATCGTAAAAGGATTTTAGAACTTTTTTTAACTTTTATTAGATTTACTTTAAGAAAATCTAATAAATCCGATTTAACAAATTTAAAATTAATGTTGCTAATATTAATAATAACTATTGTTACCGGAATTGTTGGGACTTTTATTTCAAAGTACGAGAGAATGTTTACATTGTCTTTTGTTTTAATTAATTTTATTATAACAGGGATTTTAATCTTGATGTTAGAATTTAATTTTTTAAAAATTGATTTTAAAGGCAATATTTTGTTAGTAGGAATTTTTATGGGACTGATGCAAGGTTTAGGTGCGCTTCCAGGAATCTCTCGTTCGGGAGTTACGATCTTTTCTGCGTCAGTTATGGGATTTAATAGAAAAAGTGCATTTGAAATTTCATTTTTATCTTTAATTCCAATAGTTTTTGGAGCGATTTTATTAAAACATAAAGAATTTTATGATATTTTTATGGTTTTAAATTTTTTTGAAATAAACTTAGGAGCATTGGTTGCTTTTGTTGTTGGTATTTTCTCAATAAATTTCTTTTTTAAAATGCTTAATAACAAAAAGTTGTATTATTTTTCGATATATTTATTTACACTTTCAATTATAGTTTGTTATTTTTTTTAG
- the lepB gene encoding signal peptidase I — translation MRIFKARKYELMSILAACLFLITLIKLFLSFYIVKGESMTPTILEKNWIVNHKFAYGLRLKNRQKYLLLWKTPQKNEMVLIKDPITNKIAIKKIFAIPGEKFKQIEKNKICINDLNFKIDENILKKNAKKIPNDHYLVIGENKQTSLDSRDYGFIKIDNILGKIIYYF, via the coding sequence ATGAGAATATTTAAAGCTCGCAAATATGAACTAATGTCAATTTTAGCCGCCTGCTTATTTTTAATAACCTTAATAAAGTTATTCTTATCATTTTACATAGTAAAAGGCGAATCAATGACCCCAACAATATTGGAAAAAAATTGGATTGTAAATCACAAATTTGCATATGGACTTAGACTTAAAAATCGCCAAAAATACCTTTTATTATGGAAAACCCCCCAAAAAAATGAAATGGTGCTTATTAAAGATCCTATAACAAACAAAATTGCCATTAAAAAAATTTTTGCAATTCCGGGAGAGAAATTTAAACAAATAGAAAAAAATAAAATATGCATAAATGACTTAAACTTTAAAATAGATGAAAATATTTTAAAAAAAAATGCTAAAAAAATTCCTAATGACCACTATTTAGTCATAGGAGAGAACAAACAGACTTCATTAGACTCAAGAGATTACGGATTTATAAAAATTGACAACATATTGGGAAAAATAATTTATTACTTTTAA